Proteins encoded in a region of the Isosphaeraceae bacterium EP7 genome:
- a CDS encoding pilus assembly protein N-terminal domain-containing protein, translating to MPTGIGLVHFARVLAAIWALCLGVGPAAGQVAGDGLIMPSPTPPPLPSPLIEPTPISRPSSSPSPIEGVELSPRSGSAIEVKLGQGRFLTFKDDLAQEDKPAPFLAVGDPSVVDFFQVGPRQLRLIGKSLGSTDLTVTDSTGRSYDFEVRVVADLDPLRAMLRQSFPDASLNLLQLREKIVVEGQARDATQVGRIIATIETFFKSVRQVQIPGQVANKDEKVLAPNPEGVAVPPLPVEPIPSGLSGGALLNTPAAQGGGASGQAGLAATYTVGQIVTNQPQVINLIRVPSSQQVLLKVRVAELNRTGFRQIGADLLGIIPQFSTLLGTQIAGNALTPGQIGASTFQQATTAGRPLANLALGSQATAFGTFSHGQFNVILTALRRNSLVKILAEPNLVALNGHQANFLAGGEFPVPSFSGVGAGAPGGGGASTTQFKEFGVRLAFLPIIVDGDTVRLTVDPEVSTVDTTLATTLVPGGSPVPGLNVRKSHTTVELRQGDTLAIAGLMQLDLAGNTQKIPLLGDLPYIGTFFSNTSSNRVEKELIVLVTPYIIEPMPPGQVPPVPGDEVSEPNDLEFFFLNRIEGRTGIDGRSSTSYDDPLHLVRSSLVEKRHLIGPSGFSK from the coding sequence TTGCCGACTGGCATCGGGCTCGTCCATTTCGCACGCGTTCTCGCGGCGATCTGGGCCCTGTGCCTCGGCGTGGGGCCGGCTGCCGGACAGGTTGCGGGCGACGGGCTCATCATGCCGTCCCCGACCCCGCCTCCCCTCCCCTCGCCCCTGATCGAGCCGACTCCGATCTCGCGTCCTTCGTCTTCTCCTTCGCCGATCGAGGGCGTCGAGCTTTCCCCCAGGTCGGGGTCGGCCATCGAGGTGAAGCTGGGCCAGGGTCGGTTTCTCACGTTCAAGGATGACCTGGCCCAGGAAGACAAGCCGGCGCCGTTCCTGGCCGTTGGCGACCCGAGCGTGGTCGACTTCTTCCAGGTCGGGCCGAGGCAGCTGCGGCTGATCGGCAAGTCGTTGGGCTCGACCGACCTGACGGTCACCGACAGCACGGGTCGTTCCTACGACTTCGAGGTCAGGGTTGTCGCTGACCTCGACCCGCTGCGGGCCATGCTCCGCCAGAGCTTCCCCGACGCGAGCCTGAACTTGCTTCAACTACGCGAGAAGATTGTCGTCGAGGGGCAGGCCCGCGACGCGACGCAGGTGGGCCGGATCATCGCGACGATCGAGACCTTCTTCAAGTCGGTCCGCCAGGTGCAAATCCCCGGTCAGGTGGCCAACAAGGACGAGAAAGTTCTGGCGCCGAATCCGGAGGGAGTGGCCGTCCCTCCTCTGCCGGTGGAGCCTATCCCGTCCGGCCTGTCGGGGGGCGCGTTGCTCAATACGCCGGCCGCGCAAGGTGGGGGAGCTTCGGGCCAGGCCGGCCTGGCAGCCACTTATACGGTCGGGCAGATCGTCACGAACCAGCCCCAGGTTATCAACCTGATCCGCGTCCCCTCCTCTCAGCAGGTCCTGCTGAAGGTGCGCGTGGCCGAGCTGAACCGGACCGGGTTCCGCCAGATCGGTGCCGACTTGCTGGGGATCATCCCGCAATTCAGCACGCTGCTGGGCACCCAGATCGCCGGCAACGCGTTGACCCCCGGGCAGATTGGCGCCAGCACGTTCCAGCAGGCAACGACCGCCGGGCGGCCCCTCGCCAACCTGGCCCTGGGCTCGCAGGCGACCGCCTTCGGCACGTTCTCCCACGGCCAGTTCAACGTGATCCTGACGGCCCTGCGGAGGAACAGCCTGGTCAAGATTTTGGCCGAGCCGAACCTGGTGGCCCTCAATGGCCATCAGGCGAACTTCCTGGCCGGCGGCGAGTTCCCCGTCCCTTCGTTCTCGGGGGTCGGGGCGGGGGCGCCGGGCGGCGGCGGGGCCTCGACGACCCAGTTCAAGGAGTTCGGCGTTCGGCTCGCGTTCCTGCCCATCATCGTCGACGGCGACACCGTCCGGCTGACGGTCGACCCCGAGGTCAGCACGGTCGACACCACGCTGGCCACCACGCTGGTGCCCGGTGGCAGCCCGGTGCCGGGCCTGAATGTTCGCAAGTCGCACACGACCGTCGAGTTGCGGCAGGGCGACACGCTAGCGATCGCCGGCCTGATGCAGCTCGACCTGGCCGGCAACACCCAGAAGATCCCCCTGTTGGGCGACCTTCCCTACATCGGCACCTTCTTCAGCAACACGAGCAGCAATCGCGTGGAGAAGGAGCTGATCGTGCTGGTGACCCCCTACATCATCGAGCCGATGCCCCCCGGGCAGGTCCCGCCCGTTCCCGGTGATGAGGTGTCGGAACCCAACGACCTGGAGTTCTTCTTCCTCAATCGGATCGAGGGACGCACCGGCATCGACGGCCGGTCGAGCACCTCGTACGACGACCCTCTGCACCTGGTGCGAAGCTCGCTCGTCGAGAAGCGGCACCTGATCGGCCCCTCGGGCTTTTCCAAGTGA
- a CDS encoding sialidase family protein has product MIATTLVCALLTLAASPEPVPAAAAQRAGAAGPKIERVFGPEVPTGPYKHPACLTELSNGDLYLVYYGGAGEYATDTNVFGSRLVKGQTKWSEPVVVAHDPFRSVGNGVIWQAPDGLVWLFYVVRYGETWSTSRIQVKVSADGAKTWSDSSVLSLDEGMMVRNRPIVLDDGDYLLPVYRETGADPESVGPESVSLFFRYSPKTRAWTLSGPIRSKKGNIQPAVVQLSADHLVAYCRRGGDYGPKTIGYIVRSESLDGGRTWAEGTDSVFPNPNAAVDFLKLKSGRLLLVFNDSMTKRTPLAAAVSSDGDKTYPVRRNLVEGPGDFGYPIVLQASDGLIHLVYTSEKRTVVNHATFSEAWLLEGR; this is encoded by the coding sequence ATGATTGCAACGACGCTGGTGTGTGCCCTGTTGACCCTCGCGGCCTCGCCCGAGCCGGTTCCCGCCGCGGCAGCGCAACGGGCTGGGGCGGCGGGCCCGAAGATCGAACGCGTCTTCGGCCCCGAAGTCCCGACCGGGCCTTACAAGCATCCGGCCTGCCTGACCGAGCTGTCCAACGGTGACTTGTATCTAGTTTACTATGGCGGAGCTGGCGAGTATGCCACGGACACGAACGTTTTCGGATCCCGGCTGGTCAAGGGCCAGACGAAATGGTCGGAGCCGGTGGTCGTCGCGCACGACCCATTCCGATCCGTGGGCAACGGTGTGATCTGGCAGGCGCCCGATGGCCTGGTCTGGCTGTTTTACGTCGTCCGGTACGGCGAGACGTGGTCGACCTCGCGTATCCAGGTGAAAGTCTCGGCCGACGGTGCGAAGACCTGGTCCGACTCCTCGGTGCTCTCGCTCGACGAGGGGATGATGGTGCGTAACCGCCCGATCGTGCTCGACGACGGCGACTACCTGCTTCCGGTCTACCGAGAGACGGGGGCCGACCCCGAGTCGGTGGGCCCCGAGAGTGTCTCGCTGTTTTTCCGCTACAGCCCCAAGACTCGGGCCTGGACCCTCTCGGGACCGATCCGGTCGAAGAAGGGGAACATCCAGCCCGCCGTGGTGCAGCTCTCCGCCGACCACCTGGTCGCTTATTGCCGCCGGGGCGGCGATTACGGCCCCAAGACGATCGGCTACATCGTCAGGTCCGAGTCGCTCGATGGCGGCAGGACGTGGGCGGAGGGGACCGACTCGGTGTTCCCGAACCCGAACGCGGCGGTTGACTTCCTCAAGTTGAAGTCAGGCCGGCTGCTCCTCGTGTTTAACGACAGCATGACCAAACGAACACCGCTGGCCGCGGCCGTCTCGTCCGACGGCGATAAGACCTATCCGGTTCGACGGAATCTCGTGGAAGGGCCGGGAGACTTCGGCTACCCGATCGTGCTCCAGGCCAGCGACGGCCTGATCCATCTCGTCTACACCTCGGAGAAGCGGACTGTGGTCAACCATGCCACGTTCAGCGAGGCCTGGCTCCTCGAAGGGCGTTGA